The sequence CTTATGAAAATATgatagaaaaagtaaaaaataaaattaaccacAGAAGGACTGCTAATTAGAAAAACCAACAGAAGTTGACAACTTTGTGTTGCTGCCCCGCTTTCGATAAACACACGTCTTCTGTTTTCAGGAATTAAATCAGATGTTGATATAAAACCTGTCTGCATAATGGTCACGGGCCGCGTACACAGACACTGAGTCATTAAACAAGCCCATTTTAAGTCAAATGGAGCCATTTGTCTCCATGAATGCACAATTTTCTTCTCAGGGCCATGGGACAGTGTGTCAGCAAAAGCAGCAACAAGTGTCAACCTTTGTAAGAGGCTTCTGGGAAGTTTTACACCAGTTGGGATGTGACGGCAGAACAAATATTAgctaaaagaataaaatagtgAAATTTACAGAAGCCATCACGCTGCCTTTCTTTTCAGGTTTTTTGTTCTTGGCCGACCTGTGACACAAGAAACATTCCTCATGAACAGACATACAGATGGTGACTGTGTTCTCAGAGGGGAGGGTGTGGTTCGTGGGAATACTGTCCCTCGGATGGGACCGCTGTGGATCTCATGGTCGAACGGAAGCATTACATCACTGACATATCATCATCACTGATGAGCGACTTACGAGTATTTGCCCATCCTCCTCACCACGGCAATTACCACAGCAATGACGATGACCACCGCCACCAGAGCACCAATCACAATGCCGACTACCTGGCCTGAGCTCAGACCCTCTGTGGGAGACAAAGCCAAGAAGACATTTTCATGTGACcaattttcaattgaagtttttttgtcctttccATTTTCAGTTGCCATCAATCGATAACCTCTGAGAAAGAAAGGATCACAAGgacagagaaaggaagagaatAACTAGAGGAGCTTTTAGGACTCCATGTAAATGACCTCCACCTCTAACGTCAAATCCAAGATAAACATTTCCTCACCCACTGTCTCGTCTTCAATGACCACATTGTCACCCAGCTCGGAGGCTGCCGTTGCTGCAGGTAGGACGTCTAACTCTGCTGCTTCACTTGAGGCTTCGGTCTCCTCGACGGGCAGATCAGTGACGACGAGTTCTGGTGCTGAGGTCAAGACGGCCGGAGCCTCTGTCTCGGTGATGGGCTCCTCAGGACTATCCGTGACGGGAGACGCCGCCACCTCTGTTACAACTGCTGTGGCGACATCGTCGTGAGCTACTGCTGTCGGGTCCGTGGCAGGAGGATCAGTAACTACAGTGAAGTCCTCCTTCGGAGCCTCCGTCATAGGTGGGTGGCTGATGTCTGCTGCGATTTCGGTGATGACCTCATCTAGGGCGGTAGGGAGTGCTGTGGGGCCTGGGAAAGCAAGGAGAGGTCACACAAGTGTTCAGGTATGAGTAAAGGAATATATCCTTTGCTGTTGTACATTGTTTCTGTTGTAGGCTTTATGTTATACATAATGGCCAAAACAGACATCTGCCCTAAAGAATCAAATACCATACATTCTTAATATGTTAAAGGAAAAACATGTGTCTAAGACGAACGTTGAGCTGAAAAGGGACTTGTGAGaacaataaaatcacatttgttaATTATACATCGCTTAATGATAACTTGAATATTTAGATTGATGagcaaatttaaatgaatgtttatcTCTTATGTTTAGCACAAAAACGGAAGAAAAGCAAGAACGTAAAGGTTTACATCCCTGCATGACTCAGTAGGAAGACATGCACCTTCCTTTTTCTCCCATCAGGACAGCTACCATAGCAGCACTACCACCACACCCCATAACTTCATCATAGGTTcaaccccctccacctccatcctGTTACAAGGCTTTGTGTTAGCCTGCTGTCGTGTCACATCCTATGCCTCATTTCCTGTGGAGGGAGCTGCTGTGTAAGGAAAGCAAGGGTAGGGTTGTTAAAATGCTCTGCCACGgaagggtgggtgggtgggtcgGGAGTGGAGTGGAGTAGAGTGGAGGGGTGAAGAGACAACGCCTTATCACGTGAATAAAGACACAAGTGGATTTTCTAAATCTTAAGGTTTAAGCTCCTAAGGAAATGATAGccatgtgttttttgtgtgttcataaattttgtttttctccttattATAATCATCTGGattaatttttaacattttctataatgaacaattaaaaatcaaactttgTCAGAGCTCACACGACAGTCTGCATTTTATTTGGAGACTCCCATTTTGTACTTAGCAACCacataaatacatgtatttacCCTTTTGTCTTTCATCAAGGTCTGGACTATTAGGCGTTGTGGATACAAACATATCATTTCCCAAATAACCATAGCTACATCTCCCCACATTTAATCGCTGACTCGCAGCCCTTTACCAAAAGCTTTGCTGGACAGCACCACTTCGAAAATTAAGGAGGGAGATTTCAGTGTGGCACTAAAATTACATTCTGCAGTTAACTTTCCACTGACAAGACGTTGGCCTGAAATAACCTCTCCTGTAAGGAAAAAGTCCCCTTTCTGTTTCTCCAGAAATAAGAGTTTTCTAAACTCGGTGTCTGACATCATGctccctccatcttcctcttctaCAATTGTTCTAAATACATGGAATAATAGAGAATACTTTCGGGTAAAAATAACACTCCGGTCGTGTCTAACAACCGGTGCAGTTATTCCTAGTCCTGTATTGGCTGGCGTGGTCATTAGCAACAGGCGggataaatataacaaaacatTTGTTCCCACTGTGGCAGAGCTCTGAAGGG is a genomic window of Antennarius striatus isolate MH-2024 chromosome 2, ASM4005453v1, whole genome shotgun sequence containing:
- the pdpn gene encoding podoplanin, with product MNVQLLLLLALVGPFCPFSQASPTALPTALDEVITEIAADISHPPMTEAPKEDFTVVTDPPATDPTAVAHDDVATAVVTEVAASPVTDSPEEPITETEAPAVLTSAPELVVTDLPVEETEASSEAAELDVLPAATAASELGDNVVIEDETVEGLSSGQVVGIVIGALVAVVIVIAVVIAVVRRMGKYSP